DNA from Brassica napus cultivar Da-Ae chromosome C4, Da-Ae, whole genome shotgun sequence:
AGAGATGCAGAAACTGAAGCTTTCTCCAAATGCCAGTACTTACAACTATCTGATTGCTGGTTATGTGACTGCCTGGAACTGGGATAAGATGGAATCTACCTTTCGAGAAATGAAGATGGGTCCTGTTGAGCCTGACACGGAGACGTGTCTGCTGATGCTTCGCGGGTATGCTAACTCAGGGGATTTGAATAAAATGGAAGAGACGTACGAATCGGTTAAAGATCAGGTTGGTGTCAACAGAGGTGCTTTGGTCAGAGCCATGATCTGTGCGTATTGTAAGAAAGCTGTTGAGGGTAGAGTCGAAAAGATTGAGAATCTATTGAGTCTTCTCTCTGGGGAGGAATATTACCCTTGGTTGAATGTGCTTTTGATTCGACTGTATGCTCAAGAAGACATTCTTGAATCAATGGAGAGGAGAATTGACGAGGCGTTTGAGCACAACACATGTGTTAATAAATCGAGTATTATGCGGGCGATCACTGCAGCTTACTTCAGAAGTAATGAAGTTGACAGTCTTGTTAGTTTCGTCAAGCGCGCGGAGTCTGCTGGATGGAAGCTATGCAGGTCTCTCTACCACTGTAAGATAATGATGTATGGCTCACAAAGACGCTTTGAAGAAATGGAAGGGGTTGTAAATGAGATGGGGGAGACTAATTATGGGCTGGTTACTAAGACGTTTGCGATTATGGTTAAGGCTTATAAAAGTCACGGAATGGAGTTGAATGCTGAGAGAGTTATAGGAAAGATGCTGAAACATGGGTGTCTACATATTCCAAGAACGCATCTAACTCAATCGGCTTCAGATGCAACTCAAGTTGCGTAAAGAGTCCTGTTGTTTTGAGTTGTTCAGTGTTTTTAAGTGTGGGCATTCCATACAGAATATCAAAAGGTTAGTGTTGTTTCTGCCTTTGCTTATCTTTGATGGTTACTTACGGCGGTGTTGTGCTTACCGTTTGGTTTCTTTTATTTGGTATATCAGGATGTAGAACTGTGCCCCATGACCCTTGATAAAAAGATGCTGGCTAGGCTTCCATAATCCGTAACTGGAGTTTTGAGATGAGGTAGAGCACCTTTTGTCTCCCGTCATAAGTGAACTCAGTCATCATTATGTAGCCACAGTTGTACATGTTAACGGCAAGAGTTTGAAGCTTCCATGGCAGATTTTTGAATATATTGGTGGATGAGAACCTtagtaaaacaaaatatctGTGAGTCATGAGGACAGGGTCTGCATTTTTTTTACTTGTGTAACAGCTGACAGATTCTTCTCTCGTAAGAAAATGAAGAACAGGCTCTGCCAAGTGAATTTATTAGTTATCTTGAAAGACCTGACCGTTTGCACTGTGTTTCTCGTCCTACCAGCGCTCTGTGGGTCCGTTACGGATATCACCAAGTCAAACTTTTTGTTGTTAGGTTATCAGCATTCTTACATCATCCACAtctgctctgttttttttttgcgttgACCTCTGTTTGTAATTTTGAGGAAGAGATAGCTCAGTTACATCAATGTTTCGGTATAGTGGGAACCTTATTCAGAAATTCTAATAAGCCATGGAGCCTTTTGTCGTTATGAGCTGTGTCAAACCATTTCATTAGAGTTCTTTGTTTCGTTGCATTTTTTTCATGTAAGCTGATTTGGGGTTTTTCTTTGCATGACGTTTTGCTGCAAAGAATAACTTTATGTAAAATGGTTATAGAAGCAACCCTCATCACAAAAGACTAACAAACAACTAGAGAGGCACTAACAAACAACTAGAGAGgcattctcttttttctttctttcttgttttaaCCTGGAGACCAAAGTGAACGGAGTGCTTTTCAAGTGTGGAGTTGACATGAAGGTTGTTGCTTTTGGATTTTGAATTTGGGGCATCTTCAGTTTTGAACTTTTGATGTTGCCCACAAGGTTGTATTATACCAATTGATCTCATTTGAGGTGATAAAGCTGCTAGAATAGTCTTTATGAGTAACATGGCAACCATACTCTAGAAAGTAGAAACTGTCACAACATGAAGCCGGTTAAAAATTGGGCTCTTGATATGTTAACAAAAACCACCGTAATAGATAGGAACCATCCACCTACGTAACATACACCACGTTGTTTGATATGCATCAATTTGTCTGTGCCTACATGAGACCCAAAACCAAAACCCATTGGTTCTTCATGCATTTCCCTTCTGCTCTACTTTGCCTTCGCGTTCCTTTTTATGGAGATCGATCTTTGGAACATACTGTGTTTTCTTCTTGCCAAAATCCGAGTTGTTGGCTGGCCTGTTCTTTGTTTTCTTACTGATCTGATGCTTAGCCACCGGTGAGGCAGCTTCTCTTGGAGCTGAGTTTGGTTGCTGATTACCATAGACCTGATCCGAAGGCATGTTCTCTTTCTTGTTACCTAAACTCAAACTGTTGGCTGATTTGTGCTTTGATTGCTTAGCAATAGATGCAGCTTCAGGCTGGTGAATCCCATTGGTGTGATTAACatacattttctcttttttcttacCCGAATCACCATTGTTAGCTGCTTTGGGGTTTCTTTGCTTGATGTTTTGCTGCGTATGCATTGATGCAACTTCTGTTTGAACCGTGTTGAAACCATGCTGTGGATTCCTATTCAC
Protein-coding regions in this window:
- the LOC106426381 gene encoding pentatricopeptide repeat-containing protein At2g30780, with product MTSKVMKLSGQFIGKFTRVTALPAHHTDMVQRVSILKNELLATGNSKERFESVLDQKGQWLFRSYRDGAGIVELMDQLFRLPYLALQVLEWRRRQFDCCIPLTTEEYAKGIKIAGRARDISFAVFLFNEAAKKRSQTTSVYNALMSAYMYNGLAEECQSVFRDFRRQTHCAPTVVTYNILISVYGRLLMVKNMEAAFEEMQKLKLSPNASTYNYLIAGYVTAWNWDKMESTFREMKMGPVEPDTETCLLMLRGYANSGDLNKMEETYESVKDQVGVNRGALVRAMICAYCKKAVEGRVEKIENLLSLLSGEEYYPWLNVLLIRLYAQEDILESMERRIDEAFEHNTCVNKSSIMRAITAAYFRSNEVDSLVSFVKRAESAGWKLCRSLYHCKIMMYGSQRRFEEMEGVVNEMGETNYGLVTKTFAIMVKAYKSHGMELNAERVIGKMLKHGCLHIPRTHLTQSASDATQVA